In Drosophila ananassae strain 14024-0371.13 chromosome 3R, ASM1763931v2, whole genome shotgun sequence, the DNA window CTCCATAGACCCTGGACCATGAACTCCTCGAGTGGTGACGACGAGGCGCCCAAGGACCCGCGCACTGGTGGCGAGGATTTTACCCAACAATTTACAGAAAACGATTTCGAAGGTGAGTCTGGTGGAAATTTTCCTTTtgaaacacattttttataattgcTCGCTGAATAttgataacaaaaaaaaaataaagaaaacctGAATCGAATAGGCGACCCCTCGAAGAATTGGGTCCACGCAAATGGCAATTTTTAGAGCTGGCTTGTAAAACCAGCCAAGTGACAAGATGAGAGACAAACAAGAAATTTGCGTCGTGTTAATTGCAACCTGAAAACTTTTGACACGCCAAACCAATCTAAAGTCGAGACCAACTAAAAGTTCTTCGGATAAAGTCAGTTTCTGGGGTGGAGAATCTAGATCCAACTGGATCTTTAAACTTCAGAAGGTTATAGGAACTAGATGACTATCTTACATCTTAATTACATTTAACATAACTATATGCTTCCGGTTTTGGTCTCTCATTGGCTTCTACTCACCAAATTGTACAAAATGATAACATATTCATCGCTTTGATTAATTAACCCGCCAGGTGATCCCTTGAAATAGTGTTCACTGTACCTGGCGACAAATTGCATAAATAAAGTGCAACTTTTCGTGGCGCCGCTAATCGCGTGACTTGGCAAAAAGTAGCAAGAATGTATCCATAAGATCTGCTTcgtataattaatttaaatttatgaaaaagtgCTGCTGATGATATCACAATTAGTGCAGGCTGAACAAAGGCGGAGAATTTAAGCTGGAGAATTGCTCAAAGGCGAGCATAAAGCTCAGGGAAATAAGTAATTAACATAAATTTATTTGTCGTCACTATGAagcaaaaaaagacaaaaaataaaacaggaATAAAAGATTGAGTCTGCTTCAGATTCGTAGATGATTCAacgcggcgtatacgtaatttatGGCGCATGGCCTTGGGcgggaaataaaaaatgaactgATGGCTGGGCAAGATTTAGAAAGGCATACAGGGCTTATCaccaaaaaatagaaaacaaatatatttcaatttGAACTTTAAGCCGTGATTTCCAATGAAAGTGTTGACACAGAAAACacgttttaaattaaataagttgaGTGGTCTTGGATTATTAGTTTATTGGAATTAAATTCAATGAGCTTTTGTTTAATCTTTGAAGTAAACAAGTACTATTTTGATGTTATTaaatgaaacaaaataaaagacataaaaaagctataaaaactattattatGTAATTCTATGAATTATGTAACTCAAttgcaattaataaacaaCGCCGCACTCTATTTGGATTTCCCCAACCTTCCTCTTCGTGTGTCCTTCTGACGTTATATTCCCGCATTCGAATTCTCTCCGGCAGGACATCGTGCACACACCGTCTATGTGGGTGTCCATGTGCCAGGAGGACGACGCCATTCGCAGCGCCGGCGCAAGCACCATCACGGGAGCGGTGGGGCTGGCGGAAATGGTTCCATCGGCGGATCCGGAAGTGTGGGCGGTGGTGCCGGCAAGGACAACATGAGCGACAAGCAACAGGAAGCGGAGCGACCAGGTGGGTCCAGGTGTACTCTCTtctgtgtgtgggtgtgtgtgtgtgtgcttctAGCAAATATAATTACGATATGGATGCTGAAGAGTGATGAGGGATTGAATGCCACGGGAAAATGAAAAGCCCGCCAGTAAATGTGGCCAATCAGTTTCGGCCAGGCCGAGAATTGTTACAAATTACAGGAAACAGTAGGGTGTGGGTAAATTTCACAAATTATAGTCTTACAGCTCAGACATCTCCATTGTAGGCAGTAGGATAATGAAAATGACAGATGATTGGGCTACAGTTTGTCCTAGAAGTTGACGACAAGGACATTTGATTGTAATGAGGGTCAGCAGTTAGCCTAATGAGctaaatgattattattaagGAAGGGAAACAAACTAACATATTGCTCTTAATCCCACATGCAAACTTCATACTACTAGCTTTAATATTTACTAACCacttgtaaatattttattatgcTTGGTTTCATTTCTAATTTAACATCAAACAGGTACATGCCTAACCCTTTTCACACTTTTAATTTCATCCTTAAACAATAACTCTTCCACCCACGCTGTACCTTGGAAGGGCAAGcgttttcaaattaattagaCTTTTCATAACCATGATACATACAGAAAAAGTTCACTCAAAGAAAAGGTTATGGGTCTCACATTATTGCCCTGCATTACATTtcctaaataaattatttagatCATTTTAATGCGCTCTAACCCACATAAATACACATCCGCTAAACATCTCGAGTAGTAAGGATATGTCACGCAATTGCGACATAAACCGCAATACAATCTCAAACAGGACTAAAGAGGACATATGGCAGTGGTCGATGGTCAGTGGCCAATTCCCAGCACAGATCAGGGCCAAATTATTACGCCAATTAACTTTAGCACGCACTGAGCAGGGTCCAAGGACACGGATGATGGTTATGAAGGACGAGAAGGAGGTGGCCTCTGGCAGACACATGAAGCTGTTCTGACCCGGTCATAAATGTTTATTAAGCTAATCAAGGTCTGCTACTAGGGCAACCATGCTTCACGAGAATACCAAATAATAGAACTCAATGAGATAAGTTAGGGAAAAGGCTTGTGCAGTTCAAGAAATTAAGATTCAATTTAGAATAAATCCCATTTGAAATCCTTTCGCAAATAATCTAAGAGTTTCCACTTAggatgattatttttattaggCCATGTTAAAGTAAGCCTTTACGGGGACAAACTTTTACATAAAGGCATCTTTATGCTTTTTAATGGGAACCccctaaaatattttataaaaatgtgaaaaataatttttttctatgttttgatgcagattgatagagaatagatccacaaatcatttaagacATTCCGTTTTCGAATCGAATAACTATTGACCAAGTAAGAGCCTCCGTTATTGTCCTTCCAAGGAATTTTCatgatttttgaaggggaccccctaggacttttgataaaaaatctgaaaaataattttttgctaggttttgatgcagattgatagaAAATGATAGATTTATAGAGAATGAatccacaaatcatttaagacattccgtttaagaatcggatgattattggccaagttagAGCCTTCGATGGGACAAAATCGTCCTTTCAGGGTATCTTTATGATTTTTAAAGGGGACCCCCtaggaaattttataaaaaatctgaaaaataattttttcctaggttttgatgcagattgatagagaatagatccacaaatcatttaagacattccgtttaagaatcggatgattattggccaagttagAGCCTTCGATGGGACAAAATCGTCCTTTCAGGGTatctttttgatttttaaaggggatcccctaggaaattttataaaaaatctgaaaaataatatttttccaggttttgatgcagatttatagAGAATGAatccacaaatcatttaagacattccgtttaagaatcggatgattattggccaagttagAGCCTTCGATGGGACAAAATCGTCCTTTCAGGGTATCTTTATGatttttaaaggggatcccctaggaaattttataaaaaatctgaaaaataatatttttccaggttttgatgcagatttatagAGAATGAatccacaaatcatttaagacattccgtttaagaatcggatgattattggccaagttagAGCCTTCGATGGGACAAAATCGTCCTTTCAGGGTatctttttgatttttaaaggggatcccctaggaaattttataaaaaatctgaaaaataatatttttccaggttttgatgcagatttatagAGAATGAatccacaaatcatttaagacattccgtttaagaatcggatgattattggccaagttagAGCCTTCGATGGGACAAAATCGTCCTTTCAGGGTATCTTTATGatttttaaaggggatcccctaggaaattttataaaaaatctgaaaaataatatttttccaggttttgatgcagatttatagAGAATGAatccacaaatcatttaagacattccgtttaagaatcggatgattattggccaagttagAGCCTTCGATGGGACAAAATCGTCCTTTCAGGGTATCTTTATGATTTTTAAAGGGGACCCCCtaggaaattttataaaaaatctgaaaaataatatttttccaggttttgatgcagatttatagAGAATGAatccacaaatcatttaagacattccgtttaagaatcggatgattattggccaagttagAGCCTTCGATGGGACAAAATCGTCCTTTCAGGGTatctttttgatttttaaaggggatcccctaggaaattttataaaaaatctgaaaaataatatttttccaggttttgatgcagatttatagAGAATGAatccacaaatcatttaagacattccgtttaagaatcggatgattattggccaagttagAGCCTTCGATGGGACAAAATCGTCCTTTCAGGGTATCTTTATGatttttaaaggggatcccctaggaaattttataaaaaatctgaaaaataatatttttccaggttttgatgcagatttatagAGAATGAATCCACAATGAATCCACAATGAATCTTCCACAATGAAGAATGAATccacaaaaataatattttttcaggttttgatgcagatttatagAGAATGAatccacaaatcatttaagacATTCcacttaagaatcggatgatttttggccaagttagAGCCTTCGTTAGGGCATAGATATTCCGTCCGATTGGTAAAACAGGCTTTTCGATGTTTCTGTCCGTCCACTATAAATGAAAACTTAATTGTTTAGAATGAATACTTTTCTAATCTTTTACCCTTCAACCCACAGCGACTCCCCCCGCCCAACGCGTCCAGTTCATACTTGGCGAAGATGTGGACGACGGCAGCCATGTATCCCACCCCCTCTTTTCCGAAATGGGAATGCTGGTGAAGGAGGGCGACGAGATCGAGTGGAAGGAGACGGCGCGCTGGATCAAGTTCGAGGAGGATGTGGAGGAGGGCGGAAACAGGTGGTCGAAGCCCCATGTGGCGACCTTGTCGCTGCACTCCCTGTTCGAGCTGCGCCGCCTGCTGGTCAACGGAAGTGTTATGCTGGACATGGAGGCCCACAATCTGGAGGTGATGGCCGACCTGGTGTGCGACCAGATGGTCAGTGCCGGCACTCTGCCTCCCGGGGTAAAGGATAAGGTCAAGGATGCGCTCCTGCGACGACATCGCCACCAGCACGAGTACGCCAAAAAGACGCGTCTGCCGATCATACGATCCTTGGCCGATATGCGCAATCAGTCGTCATCGAAAAGTGAGTATGGGGGGAAAAGTTCTCTAAAAGAACTCTAAGCTCATCTCGTTCCTTTGGTGTCAAACTGTGAATCATCTGCGAGTACCGCCATCACTCTCAGCCTCAGTTCATTAGGATCATCAAAAACAGTCTCTGTCACAGTGTCTAAAAAACTCTCATCCAATCCGATCCAAAACTAATACCAATAACTCAGACCTGGGCAAGAGCAATCCTCTGCACTCTATGCATGGCTCGTCGATCGGAATGGATCTCACTGGAGAATACCAGACACCCCTTTATGTGTCCAGTAAGGATCAGCGTGGTTGTTATCTCGCTGTTCCCACAGGTATAGCTTAGTAACTAGAGAGTAgtcccaaaaaaataaagccacTGTAAATTTgtaaagctgaaaataaaaagcccTTTCGAATATTTTCAGTTGCCTTGCACTTAACAATATTCACACAGAACCAAGCCAATAGAAAGCCCTCTAtaccaataaaataaaatcccTGGCTATTTCCTTGTTCAAGCCAAACCTAACTCTTGAATAGAACATATTTCTGGAAATCATTTTCcttccaaaacaaaaaccaaagccCGACAGCCCCTTAGGTAAATATCTTAAaattagaaacaaaaaattaaacagcCACAATCATTCATAAATCACTCATATCCATAAGCCAGTAAACTGTAGGATTTTAAGAGaaccataaaataaaatacccCCTCTTGCGCTCTTCGTtctcaattatttaaaaatataaaatatatataaaagctGACACCTCATCGCATCTGGGGGCCATAGGGGTCACCACCTGGTTTCATGCCGGGGCATCGCCTCAGCATCAAACCCAAAACCAAGGACGTCCGCAGTCACAATCAACTACAAGTAATAGCCCATTAATGGTTTTTACTGTACTTTCTACTGTACCTTTTATCAAGAGCACGCTGTGTTTATCTCTAACTCTTTACTCTTTTTAATCTTTGAACTATTTAATCTATGTACTGAATCTATTCTGAATCTATTAATCCTTCAAAAGCTCGTTAGCCCCATCAAATTCTATAACGTGTTGTCTAATTCATAAAACTATAATcagatgaaaaatatttccagaATATTAAGTACCTGTGTTTTCCCTACACATCAAATATTTTCTCTATCTTATTTGAACGTTACTACTCTCTTTAATCTATATAGTCTTTATAATATGTACCCTAAACTTCAAACCTAAACTTTAGTGCCCTTTTTCTTATAAATTCCTTACCAAACAAAAAGTTTAAACACAAGGTAATTAGGTTTTTTGAGAGTTTAAGAGATGAGCCAGATATTTAGTTATCCTACAGATTTTTCTCGATTGAAAAccaaccaaaacaaaaacccgaAACATTTTCCAGTTGAAGAGCAGTCCTCCGGCCACACCTTGGGGGCCACAACGCCCATTTCCCAAACGGCCAGCGAACCGGGACCGCCCGGATCCAATGGAAATTCAAACTTGAGCACCAccggcggtggtggtggcggcatGGGGCGTTTTCTAACGGTGCCCAGTGGAAAGCCCAGCAACAGAACGCTCGGTAAAGAAACCAACTCAAAAActtacaagaaaaaaattctaaaaaattcCAAACTCAAAAAATGTCAGTTTTCGTTATAGTTTTACcttgtctttgtttttttgcgtgTCTGTTAATTGTTTCAATGGTcctgaaaaataaaagtttgaTTATTGGTTTCGTAGATCGAAGTTTTGTAAATATAAGAATCGAATTGGTTGGAGAAATTTGTAAACCCCAAGGTGGCCAAAATTTGCATGAAGGTTCAAATCCATCCGATATTGGATTTTCAGGAAAATGGTTCTGTAGTATCGGAGAGAACACTTAACACAAACATCTGCACGCTGAATCACCACTAACACGCCTTCAGATCCTTTCAATCTGAAATCTATATACTCCTCGCATGCTTCAttgtctatatatatttaaataaaatttgaaatctCTTGCAGCACCTTTAGACGAATCTGAATTTAATCCGAAAACTCTCTTCTTTTGCACTCTTTTTTCGTATGTTTTTTATGTTGTATCGTTGTAATGTTTGGAACTACCTGTTGTtgtgtttattattgttttaatatttatcaaCGCACGTAAtcgaaatatataaaaataaaaaaaccacACACGATACCCAAAACCTGCACCCTGCCGAAAAAAATACACGCCAAAACAAAACACCGACTAATGcagagaaaaaatctaaatccTCTAAAAACCTGCGGCCCGCACAAAACCTTCCCGTGATCACAGAGGACATGGTCAAGAGCCCCAGCAACCAGTCGATGGCCAGACCCAGCAGCGGCACGGAGCTGAGCGAACAGCAAGGACACAAGGGCAACACCCACTTCATGCGCAAGATCCCCCCAGGAGCGGAGGCCAGCAACATCCTTGTCGGCGAGGTGGACTTCCTCGAAAGGACCCTGTCCTGCTTTATTCGCCTCAGCCAGGCGGCGGTTATGGGCGATCTCACAGAGGTGCCAGTGCCAACCAGGTATTTATTCATACTTAATAGTAATTATAATTTCTATAaggtttaataaaaatttatttaataaaaataaaacaatcttAAGAAAACTTGAATACTATTCATAagtaatttaataaaacaatgaagtgtttctttcattttcatttaataaacaaaaacattgaGTTGATAATGAGAAATTATATGTCACAATGGGTCATGATATCCTTATCACTTTATGACtctgcaataaaatattttttatctttattacTCATTGTGAAAAATACTTATTAATGAGAATTTTTAAGAATGACGATTAATCATGACCTATAAATGAGCTATAAACATTTTAAGATTATTGTTTCTACATAACATTCTTTTAATCCTTATCTCCTCAGATTTATCTTCATCCTGCTGGGTCCTCCTGGCAGCCAGAGCAACTTCCATGAGATTGGCCGGGCCATGGCCACCCTGATGTCGGACGAGATTTTCCACGAAGTGGCTTACAGAGCCCGGAAACGCGACCACCTGCTGTCTGGTGTGGATGAGTTCCTGGATGCGGTTACCGTGCTGCCACCTGGAGAATGGGATCCCACCATTCGTATTGAACCGCCAGCGGCCATTCCATCGCAGGAGGTGCGAAAACGACCACCAGAGCTGCCCAAGGAGGATgtggacgaggaggaggaggaacagCGGCTGCGCGAAGAGTCTGGCCTCTCAAGGACAGGTCGTCTTTTCGGTGGCCTCATCAACGATGTGAAACGCAAGGCTCCCTGGTATCTGAGCGACTATAAGGATGCCTTTTCCATGCAGTGTGTGGCCTCCTGGATTTTCCTCTACTTTGCCTGCCTCTCACCGATCATCACCTTTGGCGGACTGCTGGCGGAGGCAACCGGCAAGCACATGGCTGCTATGGAGTCTTTGGTCTCCGGATTCGTTTGTGGCATGGGCTATGGCTTCTTTTCGGGTCAGCCGTTGACAATTCTCGGCTCCACCGGTCCTGTTCTGGTCTTCGAATCCATCATCTATGAGTTCTGTTTCAAAATGGGATGGGATTATATGACATTCCGGTTCTGGATCGGCATGTGGGTTGCCGGCATTTGCATCGTCCTGACCGCGATTGATGCCAGTGCCCTGGTGTGCTACATCACTCGATTTACCGAAGAAAACTTTGCCACTCTGATTGCATTCATCTTTATATACAAGGCCATCGAAAATGTGGTTGTTATTGGAAAGAACTTCCCAGTGAACCAGGGAATATACGATTGTGTCTGCACGCCGCCACTTGGAAGTAATGCCAGTGTCGTTGACTACGCCAAATACAACTGGGATTCTTGTGCCGTaagaataataatttaaaaattaattccatAAATTATAGCTCTTTATTTTTAGTCATACAATGGCACCTTAGTTGGCGGCGATTGTGGCACTCCGCCCACCGAAAATGTTTTCCTCATGTCAGTGGTTCTGTGCGCCGGAACTTTCATCATCTCCACCATCCTGAAGGACTTCAAGAACGCCCTCTTCTTCCCCTCGATTGTCCGCCAATACATCAGTGACTTCTCCGTTTTGATTGCCATCTTTGCCATGAGTTTCTTTGACTATTTCCTGGGAGTTCCCACCCAGAAACTGGAGGTGCCCAACGAGCTGAAACCGACTTTGGACACCCGCGGCTGGTTGATTCCTCCCTTCACGGAGAGGAATCCCTGGTGGTCACCGATCATTGCCGTCTTCCCCGCCCTACTTGGCACCATTCTGATCTTCATGGATCAGCAGATTACGGCCGTCATTGTCAACCGGAAGGAGAATAAATTGAAGAAGGGCTGTGGCTATCATCTGGATCTGTTTATTCTCTCCATTCTGATTGCCATATGTAGCGTGATGGGTCTTCCATGGTGAGTTCTGCTAATAGTTTAATActttaaaaatggttttatgAAGTGGGTGCATTGTGGGTACATCCTCCAACAAAAAtacttattattaattattattatttccagGTTCGTGGCTGCCACCGTGTTAAGCATCAATCATGTGAACTCATTGAAACTGGAATCGGAGTGCTCGGCCCCTGGCGAGAAACCACAATTCCTGGGCGTGCGCGAGCAGCGGGTTACCCATATCCTGATCTTCCTGACCATTGGTGTCTCAGTGCTCCTTACCCCGCTGCTCGGCCACATTCCTATGCCGGTTTTGTTCGGTGTATTCTTGTACATGGGAGTGGCCTCGCTCAAGGGTCTACAGTTCTTCGATCGCATCCTGATCATGTTTATGCCGGCGAA includes these proteins:
- the LOC6496860 gene encoding sodium-driven chloride bicarbonate exchanger isoform X5, with protein sequence MPQQAQLKHIHGHGRLPRVIATDSSRPWTMNSSSGDDEAPKDPRTGGEDFTQQFTENDFEGHRAHTVYVGVHVPGGRRHSQRRRKHHHGSGGAGGNGSIGGSGSVGGGAGKDNMSDKQQEAERPATPPAQRVQFILGEDVDDGSHVSHPLFSEMGMLVKEGDEIEWKETARWIKFEEDVEEGGNRWSKPHVATLSLHSLFELRRLLVNGSVMLDMEAHNLEVMADLVCDQMVSAGTLPPGVKDKVKDALLRRHRHQHEYAKKTRLPIIRSLADMRNQSSSKIEEQSSGHTLGATTPISQTASEPGPPGSNGNSNLSTTGGGGGGMGRFLTVPSGKPSNRTLEKKSKSSKNLRPAQNLPVITEDMVKSPSNQSMARPSSGTELSEQQGHKGNTHFMRKIPPGAEASNILVGEVDFLERTLSCFIRLSQAAVMGDLTEVPVPTRFIFILLGPPGSQSNFHEIGRAMATLMSDEIFHEVAYRARKRDHLLSGVDEFLDAVTVLPPGEWDPTIRIEPPAAIPSQEVRKRPPELPKEDVDEEEEEQRLREESGLSRTGRLFGGLINDVKRKAPWYLSDYKDAFSMQCVASWIFLYFACLSPIITFGGLLAEATGKHMAAMESLVSGFVCGMGYGFFSGQPLTILGSTGPVLVFESIIYEFCFKMGWDYMTFRFWIGMWVAGICIVLTAIDASALVCYITRFTEENFATLIAFIFIYKAIENVVVIGKNFPVNQGIYDCVCTPPLGSNASVVDYAKYNWDSCASYNGTLVGGDCGTPPTENVFLMSVVLCAGTFIISTILKDFKNALFFPSIVRQYISDFSVLIAIFAMSFFDYFLGVPTQKLEVPNELKPTLDTRGWLIPPFTERNPWWSPIIAVFPALLGTILIFMDQQITAVIVNRKENKLKKGCGYHLDLFILSILIAICSVMGLPWFVAATVLSINHVNSLKLESECSAPGEKPQFLGVREQRVTHILIFLTIGVSVLLTPLLGHIPMPVLFGVFLYMGVASLKGLQFFDRILIMFMPAKYQPDYMFLRQVPIKRVHLFTVIQLACLIILWLIKSFSQTSILFPLMLVVMIGIRKALDLVFTRRELKILDDIMPEMTKRAAADDLHKLDAEDNHHQQPPGAPGAGTNYNANKSGPTTIHIPLSGNKPSNNGPTINIPQEAVNRTTVWQQINKDGNGISEQLIIPVTVKVRQINGNQTQNLIRRSNCGVDILHQQKHPFESMI
- the LOC6496860 gene encoding electroneutral sodium bicarbonate exchanger 1 isoform X9, which gives rise to MAKNNEYIELPWTMNSSSGDDEAPKDPRTGGEDFTQQFTENDFEATPPAQRVQFILGEDVDDGSHVSHPLFSEMGMLVKEGDEIEWKETARWIKFEEDVEEGGNRWSKPHVATLSLHSLFELRRLLVNGSVMLDMEAHNLEVMADLVCDQMVSAGTLPPGVKDKVKDALLRRHRHQHEYAKKTRLPIIRSLADMRNQSSSKIEEQSSGHTLGATTPISQTASEPGPPGSNGNSNLSTTGGGGGGMGRFLTVPSGKPSNRTLEKKSKSSKNLRPAQNLPVITEDMVKSPSNQSMARPSSGTELSEQQGHKGNTHFMRKIPPGAEASNILVGEVDFLERTLSCFIRLSQAAVMGDLTEVPVPTRFIFILLGPPGSQSNFHEIGRAMATLMSDEIFHEVAYRARKRDHLLSGVDEFLDAVTVLPPGEWDPTIRIEPPAAIPSQEVRKRPPELPKEDVDEEEEEQRLREESGLSRTGRLFGGLINDVKRKAPWYLSDYKDAFSMQCVASWIFLYFACLSPIITFGGLLAEATGKHMAAMESLVSGFVCGMGYGFFSGQPLTILGSTGPVLVFESIIYEFCFKMGWDYMTFRFWIGMWVAGICIVLTAIDASALVCYITRFTEENFATLIAFIFIYKAIENVVVIGKNFPVNQGIYDCVCTPPLGSNASVVDYAKYNWDSCASYNGTLVGGDCGTPPTENVFLMSVVLCAGTFIISTILKDFKNALFFPSIVRQYISDFSVLIAIFAMSFFDYFLGVPTQKLEVPNELKPTLDTRGWLIPPFTERNPWWSPIIAVFPALLGTILIFMDQQITAVIVNRKENKLKKGCGYHLDLFILSILIAICSVMGLPWFVAATVLSINHVNSLKLESECSAPGEKPQFLGVREQRVTHILIFLTIGVSVLLTPLLGHIPMPVLFGVFLYMGVASLKGLQFFDRILIMFMPAKYQPDYMFLRQVPIKRVHLFTVIQLACLIILWLIKSFSQTSILFPLMLVVMIGIRKALDLVFTRRELKILDDIMPEMTKRAAADDLHKLDAEDNHHQQPPGAPGAGTNYNANKSGPTTIHIPLSGNKPSNNGPTINIPQEAVNRTTVWQQINKDGNGISEQLIIPVTVKVRQINGNHTPSNAALSPRLSPMHEADEYSEALANSNHNPGNPTAGQQQQQMSNCKEAAAKLEGTNLNISQNPANITPV
- the LOC6496860 gene encoding sodium-driven chloride bicarbonate exchanger isoform X1, translated to MPQQAQLKHIHGHGRLPRVIATDSSRPWTMNSSSGDDEAPKDPRTGGEDFTQQFTENDFEGHRAHTVYVGVHVPGGRRHSQRRRKHHHGSGGAGGNGSIGGSGSVGGGAGKDNMSDKQQEAERPATPPAQRVQFILGEDVDDGSHVSHPLFSEMGMLVKEGDEIEWKETARWIKFEEDVEEGGNRWSKPHVATLSLHSLFELRRLLVNGSVMLDMEAHNLEVMADLVCDQMVSAGTLPPGVKDKVKDALLRRHRHQHEYAKKTRLPIIRSLADMRNQSSSKIEEQSSGHTLGATTPISQTASEPGPPGSNGNSNLSTTGGGGGGMGRFLTVPSGKPSNRTLEKKSKSSKNLRPAQNLPVITEDMVKSPSNQSMARPSSGTELSEQQGHKGNTHFMRKIPPGAEASNILVGEVDFLERTLSCFIRLSQAAVMGDLTEVPVPTRFIFILLGPPGSQSNFHEIGRAMATLMSDEIFHEVAYRARKRDHLLSGVDEFLDAVTVLPPGEWDPTIRIEPPAAIPSQEVRKRPPELPKEDVDEEEEEQRLREESGLSRTGRLFGGLINDVKRKAPWYLSDYKDAFSMQCVASWIFLYFACLSPIITFGGLLAEATGKHMAAMESLVSGFVCGMGYGFFSGQPLTILGSTGPVLVFESIIYEFCFKMGWDYMTFRFWIGMWVAGICIVLTAIDASALVCYITRFTEENFATLIAFIFIYKAIENVVVIGKNFPVNQGIYDCVCTPPLGSNASVVDYAKYNWDSCASYNGTLVGGDCGTPPTENVFLMSVVLCAGTFIISTILKDFKNALFFPSIVRQYISDFSVLIAIFAMSFFDYFLGVPTQKLEVPNELKPTLDTRGWLIPPFTERNPWWSPIIAVFPALLGTILIFMDQQITAVIVNRKENKLKKGCGYHLDLFILSILIAICSVMGLPWFVAATVLSINHVNSLKLESECSAPGEKPQFLGVREQRVTHILIFLTIGVSVLLTPLLGHIPMPVLFGVFLYMGVASLKGLQFFDRILIMFMPAKYQPDYMFLRQVPIKRVHLFTVIQLACLIILWLIKSFSQTSILFPLMLVVMIGIRKALDLVFTRRELKILDDIMPEMTKRAAADDLHKLDAEDNHHQQPPGAPGAGTNYNANKSGPTTIHIPLSGNKPSNNGPTINIPQEAVNRTTVWQQINKDGNGISEQLIIPVTVKVRQINGNHTPSNAALSPRLSPMHEADEYSEALANSNHNPGNPTAGQQQQQMSNCKEAAAKLEGTNLNISQNPANITPV
- the LOC6496860 gene encoding electroneutral sodium bicarbonate exchanger 1 isoform X8 translates to MAKNNEYIELPWTMNSSSGDDEAPKDPRTGGEDFTQQFTENDFEGHRAHTVYVGVHVPGGRRHSQRRRKHHHGSGGAGGNGSIGGSGSVGGGAGKDNMSDKQQEAERPATPPAQRVQFILGEDVDDGSHVSHPLFSEMGMLVKEGDEIEWKETARWIKFEEDVEEGGNRWSKPHVATLSLHSLFELRRLLVNGSVMLDMEAHNLEVMADLVCDQMVSAGTLPPGVKDKVKDALLRRHRHQHEYAKKTRLPIIRSLADMRNQSSSKKKKSKSSKNLRPAQNLPVITEDMVKSPSNQSMARPSSGTELSEQQGHKGNTHFMRKIPPGAEASNILVGEVDFLERTLSCFIRLSQAAVMGDLTEVPVPTRFIFILLGPPGSQSNFHEIGRAMATLMSDEIFHEVAYRARKRDHLLSGVDEFLDAVTVLPPGEWDPTIRIEPPAAIPSQEVRKRPPELPKEDVDEEEEEQRLREESGLSRTGRLFGGLINDVKRKAPWYLSDYKDAFSMQCVASWIFLYFACLSPIITFGGLLAEATGKHMAAMESLVSGFVCGMGYGFFSGQPLTILGSTGPVLVFESIIYEFCFKMGWDYMTFRFWIGMWVAGICIVLTAIDASALVCYITRFTEENFATLIAFIFIYKAIENVVVIGKNFPVNQGIYDCVCTPPLGSNASVVDYAKYNWDSCASYNGTLVGGDCGTPPTENVFLMSVVLCAGTFIISTILKDFKNALFFPSIVRQYISDFSVLIAIFAMSFFDYFLGVPTQKLEVPNELKPTLDTRGWLIPPFTERNPWWSPIIAVFPALLGTILIFMDQQITAVIVNRKENKLKKGCGYHLDLFILSILIAICSVMGLPWFVAATVLSINHVNSLKLESECSAPGEKPQFLGVREQRVTHILIFLTIGVSVLLTPLLGHIPMPVLFGVFLYMGVASLKGLQFFDRILIMFMPAKYQPDYMFLRQVPIKRVHLFTVIQLACLIILWLIKSFSQTSILFPLMLVVMIGIRKALDLVFTRRELKILDDIMPEMTKRAAADDLHKLDAEDNHHQQPPGAPGAGTNYNANKSGPTTIHIPLSGNKPSNNGPTINIPQEAVNRTTVWQQINKDGNGISEQLIIPVTVKVRQINGNHTPSNAALSPRLSPMHEADEYSEALANSNHNPGNPTAGQQQQQMSNCKEAAAKLEGTNLNISQNPANITPV